ttgtataaaatgtatattgAGAAATATTTGAAAAGCTGTGAAATATagttttgtactgttttttgaTAATAAGCAACGTCAATAGGAATTCCACGAGAAAACCATGTCACCAAGGCAACCATAGTAGTACCATTATCTCCTCTTGCCTCGCTTCTCAAGATCTTTGCTTGCCAAACGAGCAGCATTGCGACCAGGAGCCCCCATCACGCCCCCTCCTTTAAGGATCAAAATAAAAGAGTGTGTCAATGGGTTGATAGCAAGTCAGCATTATATAATGCAGTCATATCAAAATAAGACAAGAGTATACTAATTGAACAACACCTGTTTTCAAGAGTATACTGATAGTGTAGACTATACCAATTGAAAAAAACCCGCTTtctagcaccatgtaatggtttacaaggtgcttcagCACaacatgcagccaatcaaacccgGAACACCGAGGGGAACCCCTtgtcttttcgacaagtgcactgggttcttttaagtgtgttacacaaaacatgggaccaacagctttaagtcccatccaaaggacaaagcatcacggttaaagtgtcttgcttaaggacaaagGTGTCATGACGgtactggaacccacactctgctgatcaaaaacaccacagttttaatccagtgctcttaatcgctaggccacgacacacTATTAGGCTAACCTGGCTGCCCTGCATTAGATCTATTGTCAGGGCGTAAAGCGTTTACCTGGATGAGCTCCGCTGCCACAAAGGTACAGACCCTCAACAGGAGAACGATAACTTGCTGCTGATGTTACTGGACGGCCAAAGTAAATCTGATCCAATGACATTGCTCCATGGAAGATATTCTGGCCAATCAAGAACAGTTGAAAATgaatcagaaaaaaacatttactaTCTCTTGCAGGCCCGTAACCAGGAAGTAGTTTTTTATCACTGATCTCTGGGATAAACACTGTCTACTTTTAGAAGTTTAGTTTTCCAACTTTAACTTTCCAGGCTTGTAATTATTAAGGCTGTCcttatgtgtttttttgcaCGATACTAATTGGACAAGGAACGGCAAAGAATCAAGAGGTGATTATCTGAAGTCTCTATGAATCGAGATACTCACCCCTCCTGTTAGTCCGAAGATTCTCTCTAACTCCGGTGGTGGTAAGATGTCTCGACCAACCACACTGGACTTGAACCCCGGACAATAGTCctcaatattgtcaaagactgttaacaaaacaaagcacattgttattgttaatcaACAGTCAAACCACAGAGCCACACCTAGCCTACCCTGGCTTGCCTGGCGAAATGCTTCATCAAAAGTCCCCAACAAGCACTTGTTATAAAACTCACCCATGTCTGCATATTCATTCATCTTTCTTTCGTCCCACTTTTCACCATTTGCGAGATGGTACGGTGTATACTGAGTGAACAACGTGGCCACATGACACCCCTCTGGAGCAATGGTACGATCCAAGGAGGATGGTATACACATCTCAATCATGGGTCGATGGTAGATTTCTCCCCTGGTGCACGGCTCATATGAAGCAGTGATACGATCCATACTCTCACAGTTCAAATGGATGGTCGATGTATGATGGGCACCGGGGACGCCTGATGCTAAATTTGGATCTGCTTTGAAGTTTGGCAATCTATCGAGAGCAACTGGACAGAGAGAAGTAAAAAGATGAGAATGATTTCTGACTCGGATTTTATCCCCTATATTAAAAAAGATATATAGAGAAATATTCATCAGTGTGTTTTTGACAGCTCTCTCTCCCGACCCTCCATCACCACTTTTAAAACGCGATTGTTTGAAGTCTATGAGACTATCAACAAAAACTTGAACGTCATGATGCATCTATGTTGTGGATCTTGATCTTGGTATTTAATCTCAATGCTGTTactagagccaaacgagaagaaaGAAGACAATCAAGTAATTTCAGTTTGAGAAGTTTCATGTTGATTTGCAGTCTTTTGTTTTGCTGCTGTACTGAGCTCCATGTACAAACAAGGCAGTGATAGAAATCAAATAGAGCATGGAGACCTACCATTGATTTTGGTTACTGGTGATGTATAATCAATAGCTTGGACGTCTTGAATGAATTCCTTTGGGAGAGCTTCCTGTGGGGTCAGATTCAAGTAGGTGATTCTGGCCGTTGCGTTGGAGAGGACCATCTTGCTTCTGATTTCAGTTCCATCTTCCAAGACAACACCACAGGCTTTCTGGTCGCTGTCTAACATGATGGTATCCACTGGCTGTGATCAAAACACACCAGCCATCCGGCCAGTAAGACATTAATTGGTCATGTTTGACTGGTGATTTCCACCACCTCTCTTCGAATCTCTTCTTATGAGCTCATGTTTTCCTTTGCAAACTCCGAAAAGTCTCTTGCAACCCCCCTCCCTTCCCCcctacagaaaaaaacaactgttACAAACAAAAGCCATACCCAAACTAATTGGGTTTACTAATAAGAGCTTCGAAAAGTCGCACAGATTTCCTGTCTTTATGaaaaatcatttcacttcaacCCCTACCCTTTCCAAGGCTACTAATATTCTCTGGCGAGAGTCTTAGCTCGTCTTGCAGTCTAGTGTTCTTCCAAACGAATGCATACCAGGCCTGCTCTCACTATAACGTTTCAATAATCTAAAGTAATCAGGTCTTGTAAGAAAATACTTCTGGCATGGTGAGCTTCAAGAGCTTTGGTGTCATGAAGATTTTCCTTGATTGACTATTTACCTTTTCAGTCATAATAGTTGCTCCATACGACTGTGCAGCATTGGCAATACTCTGTGATACTCCACCCATGCCGCCTTCGGGGAAGGCCCAAGCATGTTTGACACCTTCAATCTCACCCATTACATGGTGTAGTAACACATAACTGTAGCAAGCAAACAAGTTGGCATTCACACCTTGTTGTAAATATACATTCAAATAAAGTGACCTGTGTAATGATATTTGCAAACACTCACTTCCATCAATCTGAAATTAACTGGACTTCATGAAACACATCaagttgtagccacggtgggcggtgccgGGCAGGCATGCCCAGAAGTTACAAATTTGGCCCAGCACTCTGAGTGAAATACACTGTGCTACCCAGCCCAGATTTCCTCCAGATTGCACtccagcaatgatggccccatatctacaACACTGATCCACATTAATATAAAACTTATTGGTTATGAAAGGTGAAGAACGAAGATAAAGAATGCATAAACAAGTTGCAGAATGAAGGTGAAAATGAGGAGGGTGAAGAATGAAGGTGAAGATGAGGAGGGTGAAGATGAGGAGGGTGAAGATGAGGAGGGTGAAGATGAGGAGGGTGAAGAATGAAGGTGAAGATGGTGAGGGTGAAGATGAGGAGGATGAAGGAGGTTAAAATTCTTACCCTGCACCCGGTGTTTGTGGAGACACCATTGCTCCAGTTATACAGTCAGTGGCAAGAATTGCTTTCAATGGCTCTGATTCAAACCAACGGTCCAATATCTACAAACATAGCAAAAAAcccaataacaacaacaacaaataaacattgaTTAAATCGTTGTGGTACCAACAGCTaatgattcgaactgcctctagccatcaaGCTAGCTCAATGTTCTAGAGGTAAGAAtctactctagcaatgcaaCTGTCGTCactttgaatcccacccaaatgCTTATCAGTCATGTAAGGTTAAAGAAACAAAGTTTCTGATGACTTTCATCAAATGAAAGAACTGTAAACTAGCTTACCTTAGCAACTGGTGCTGTTAACAGTTCATAAAACATGGGTAGATTTTTCCCAATTTGCGATCCTAATTGTAAAAGAATACGGAAAAGATTTTTAGTAAACTATGATAACTGCATACAAATTTTAAGCAATAAATTTAGCAAAAGCAGATGTTGtggaatgaaatttaaaaactgaccaGTTTTCAGCAGAGTTTTAATTGCCGGCCACATCTCCATTCTGTCTTTGAATGAACCATCACCAAGGGAGGAGAGATCTACTGGAGGACTGTCTAAAAGTGGACCAATGGCTGCCCCAATCCCCTCAATTATTTCACTGTATACAAAGTATTCCTGTGAAGaagacagaaacaaaaaaatcaatagaAGGAGAAGGGGGGAACAGGTTGAACCAGCCCTTTCCCTCTACCACTGTTCATCCCTgttgctttttctgtgtgctttctgcctTTCTCTTTTGATCTctttccacttgactgctttTGTTACACAAGTATacctgtttatgtgtgttgtaTCGTCATTTAGCCTTCCAGAAAGAGCCCGCTAGAGTTGAAAAGCCAAGGCCTTaactatttgtttaaaaaaaaattgagaaaagtGCATTTTTGGGGGGTGAAACTCAACTTTACTTACAGTTACTGGACTACTTAACATTGTCACTCTCACATGACAAAACTCTATCTGCTAATTATACTTGAGAAATCCTTCGGAAAACTGTGGTTTTAATTTCGTCTCACAAAATAATTTCTGATCAGTCACGTCTATCCTGAAATACCTTTGCATCTTTTTCTGAAAACTGTGCGATCTGGTCGTAGGTGTTCTTGGCATTACTGCTTAGTAGGAGTGAGGTGGGTCTAGACAACCCTGCAGATTCACCTAACAACGGAGCATACGCACCAGCCGGTCTAACAtgcaccctcaaaccatgtttcTAAAAagcagtaaacaaaaattaaacaatcaaATCTCTTATCTGAGTTAGTTATTGAGACACTTGTTGattgttgttaaaataattattagtcaATAGGTTTTACAGGTGAccatttcttcttcttattttgttctgtttttcttttttaccaaAATTGGAATACAGAAATACGCTGAAACTAAAGTCACATAATTTCTTTACAGCTATTCACCTTAAGTTCTAGCTCTTCGTAGATCTCTGGTCGCAATAAACTCAGCACATAGGAACATCTGGAGAATTTGAACCcttatataaaacaatttaaGACAGTTATAATCATATAATGACCTTTCAAAAGTTGGGAATGTATTGCATTCGGctttaccagccaggctcctagtggatgatacccatgccatCATCCTTAAAGACTGTGAAGGGgctaccctgtttcagccccagcagtaggtggcaacgtgtaCTTGGTGGCAGTTGAAATCGGGTCGAtggcccaaatcagttaagcgCCCTCGCCTTAGAGTGGTGTCCCCAGGCCTTATAATGTTAGCGATTCCTTAAATTAAAATCACATTTTCTTGAAGAACCTGACTTTGCTTTTGGTCATCTCAGGACAAACCTGGTACAATCTCCTCAGTAACTGCTGCTCCTCCTATGACATGTCTCCTTTCAAGAACTAAGGTTTTCAGACCAGCTTTCTGAAGATACGCAGACTGTGGAAGGAAAATGCAATCAAAGTTGTCTTTTCATTTGTAAATACTACagatttgcaaacaaaatttttcGTCTAGGCCCAATATATCCCAAAGCATGCAAGCATAAATACTtcctaagcacagaaatatgttgcttagcagaaatgggttAACAGCCAAAAAACAATACAGTTTACATTGCTaagactggtaccccactcaatTCTTCATTagcaaaaatatttgcttaacaGAGTAATCTGCTTAACAACTCTATGAAATAGAGAACTGTTTCTAGGACTGTGAACAAACAACTCACCGCAGTGAGTCCGTTATGACCGGCTCCTATGATGATAGCATCATACTCCTGGGTCAGAGCATCCTCTTGACATCCTCCTGCTGCTCGATGAACGGCTTGAGAGGTACTCAAGTTCCTTAAGGTCACTTGGTTCACGCTACAGTCTATCACAGATGGCTTTCTGAAGCATACTTTCTGTAGGAGTGTTTCCCTTAGAGTGATCACCGGTAGACGTAACATGCTGTAAGTTCTAACAATATTGAAATGTTTGAATCAGTTATTTCAAGACCATTTAAAGTTGTACTTGTCAGCAGTATGGGTACCAAAGCAAGTGTGAGTGGGCCTACTACTAGTTGTGCAACACTGtattaattaaatattaaaaattagaCATAATATaactatttaaaaatgttcagttGATCTTAAATAAATGTTGCAGTTTTGTATTCAAAAGTAAATTGATTTTTGAGTACTGAATCTGTGTATTTGAAGAATAGCCTAATAACTAATTAATAATAAGCAGAATAACTTTAATTCCCTTGTTCTGGATACAAAGCATTTCCCCACACCAACTGTGACTAAAGTGTAAACAAGAAAGAACAGAAGAATAAATGTGAACTCACCCTATGCCTGTTAGGAGGTAAAACCTATTCCTACGGCCAGACAATGTGTACTTGCGTTGGTTGTTAGAGCATGAACCTAGTCAGTTATGGTTAAGTTGGACCCCACGAACTAATAACTTGAACCACTTTTATTTACATAGAATGGGTCACGTCAACTCAACCAGAGGTCTACTAACATTAACACAGGGTTGCAGTAACTTTATTGTTTCCACAACCCACTTCGCACCACCAACTTTGCACCAAGGGGCAACCTTGAAATCCTTTGTCAACACGTAAATGTCATGTAGGCAGGCTGATTTGTATGGAGCCCAAAACAGGCATAAACTATGAATACATCGATCGGCCTTTATAATCTATTACCCGCCTTTTGAATCGATTGATCAGACTTTTGCCAAGACCACTTGGCTGGGTGTATGATTAGAAACTTGACTGATTTCATTTCCAGGACCAATTTTGTTCATACACTCACAAATAAAAAGATCCaactttattaaaaacataacaTACTAGTTTTGTTTCCTCCTCCAGCAAAGAAGGGGAGACGTTTGAAGAGCTTTATAAGAGCACACCTGTAAAGGTATGTCAGATTGTTGCTACTTAGCAGAACCAAAtgccaggttttttttcttcttcatcctCATCTTCATCTACAACAccccaactaaaaaaaaaaatcccctaaCCATCCAActgaaacaaatattgcaacCATAAACTTGACTTTGATCTATGACTGATTTTCCCTCCTCCGGCTTGCCTAAGACTAGCTGACATTTCAAGTGTTGAGCACACTGGTACCAATTACTTGGATCTTCTCAGAAAGCTTTCTGGAGTCATGCTTCATGAAACATCAACAGGAATGAGTTGGGCTTACCACTTGTAATTTTGTCTCAAATGACATAAAACATTGAAATGGAGGTGCAGCAagaaaataacccttttttttctctcaaatgacatgaaacaatGAAATGGATGAGCAGCTTGTAATTTtggctcaaatgacatgaaacatgaaATGAATTTACCTTAAATAAGCCTTAAATAACAGGTGAAATGAGGCTTCACCCCTGTGATGCCTCTTGAAAGCTCAGTCACAAGTCATAACATTAttagtaattattttttatattgcgCTTCACACCCcaagggcgtcccaaagcactgcacattattacccctggtcactgggatGGGCCTTAAagcattccttaaaccatctaagctccctggggagtatacagcctgtgcaacattcaatcacaagaaccatctctgccctcacaggtacccatttacccctgggcaaagtgtcttgctcagggacacaagtgtc
The sequence above is drawn from the Asterias rubens chromosome 9, eAstRub1.3, whole genome shotgun sequence genome and encodes:
- the LOC117294392 gene encoding pyridine nucleotide-disulfide oxidoreductase domain-containing protein 2-like encodes the protein MLRLPVITLRETLLQKVCFRKPSVIDCSVNQVTLRNLSTSQAVHRAAGGCQEDALTQEYDAIIIGAGHNGLTASAYLQKAGLKTLVLERRHVIGGAAVTEEIVPGFKFSRCSYVLSLLRPEIYEELELKKHGLRVHVRPAGAYAPLLGESAGLSRPTSLLLSSNAKNTYDQIAQFSEKDAKEYFVYSEIIEGIGAAIGPLLDSPPVDLSSLGDGSFKDRMEMWPAIKTLLKTGSQIGKNLPMFYELLTAPVAKILDRWFESEPLKAILATDCITGAMVSPQTPGAGYVLLHHVMGEIEGVKHAWAFPEGGMGGVSQSIANAAQSYGATIMTEKPVDTIMLDSDQKACGVVLEDGTEIRSKMVLSNATARITYLNLTPQEALPKEFIQDVQAIDYTSPVTKINVALDRLPNFKADPNLASGVPGAHHTSTIHLNCESMDRITASYEPCTRGEIYHRPMIEMCIPSSLDRTIAPEGCHVATLFTQYTPYHLANGEKWDERKMNEYADMVFDNIEDYCPGFKSSVVGRDILPPPELERIFGLTGGNIFHGAMSLDQIYFGRPVTSAASYRSPVEGLYLCGSGAHPGGGVMGAPGRNAARLASKDLEKRGKRR